The Candidatus Berkiella aquae sequence GTTGCACGAGTTATCCAGAATGTGATTACACGCGTAGCTTAGAAGATGGCACAAGCCAGGATGCCAAACCTGAAATAGTTGAAGGGCGTTTATGCCCAACCTGTGAATCTCCTTTACAGATTAAAAAGGGCAAATACGGTAAATTTATAGGATGTAGTAGTTATCCTGATTGTAAATTTATCGAACCACTTGAAAAACCTGAAGATACAGGAGTAGAGTGTCCTTCTTGTAAGGAAGGTAATATTTTAAAGCGTAAATCGCGGCAAGGAAAAATATTTTATTCTTGCGCGCGTTATCCAGATTGCAAATATGCTTTATGGTATCAACCGTTAAATGAGCCATGCCCGTTATGTGAATGGCCTATTACCGCGGTGAAAATAACAAAGAAAAATGGTACAGAGCGAGTTTGTCCTCAGCAAAGTTGTAAGTTCTCTGAGCCATATGACGAGACACCACCTACATAGTGATTATTGAGTTGTAAAAGAATGGGGTTTGTATCTCCTAATGAATGGTGAAGTAAAAAACTATCTACTCGCATTGCAACAGCAACTGTGTGATGAATTACAGCGCTATGAGCAGAAGGTTCACATTATAACCGATGAATGGCAGCGCCCTGCTGGAGGCGGCGGCATAACACGAGTACTACGACATGGCGATGTTTTTGATAGTGCGGGTGTCAATTTTTCACATGTCAGTGGTGAGAATCTCCCATCTTCAGCAACAAATCACCGACCTGACTTAGCGGGGCGACGCTTCGAGGCAATGGGTATTTCATCGGTGATTCATCCTGTGAATCCTTATGTACCGACTTGTCATATGAATGTGCGTTTTTTTAGCGCCTTTAAAGACAATGAAGAACCTATTTGGTGGTTTGGTGGTGGCTTTGATTTAACCCCCTATTATCCCTTTCATGAAGATGTTTTGTTTTGGCATCAGATAGCAAAGAAAGCCTGCCAAGATTTTGGTGATGCAGTTTATCCACATTATAAGGACTGGGCTGACCGATATTTTTATTTGCCTCATCGTCAAGAGACACGCGGTGTGGGTGGATTATTTTTTGATGATCTGAATCAACAGACTTGGGGTTGGGATTTTGCAAAGTGCTTTGCTTTTATGCAATCGGTTGGTTCTCATTTTTGGCAAGCGTATGGGCCTTTATTGGCAAAACGCTACCAAATGCCCTATGGTCAGCGTGAACAAGATTTTCAACGATATCGTCGTGGTCGCTATGTTGAATTTAATTTAGTGTATGATCGAGGCACCTTATTTGGTTTGCAATCAGGTGGCCGCACAGAATCGATATTAATGTCCTTGCCACCTCGGGTATCATTTGAATATCAATGGCAGCCAAAACCCGGCAGCCAAGAAGCCCTGTTATATGAGCATTATTTAAAAGCACAGAACTGGCTTGCCTAATTAATTATTTTTTCTCCGCTTGGGTGCTTTTTGAGGTTCTTGTGCGGCAACCGTTACCCCCAATGCAGATTTCATCTTATCAATTTCTTTACTCAGATCGTTGACCGCTTTTTCTAAACGAGATTCGCCTAATTTACGCTTACCTCCTTTGTGTTCTTTATCTAGATCAGATTTTACATTTGCGATAGCTTGATCAATTTTAGTAAAAGCGGCATCGGGATCGGTCATCACTAAAGTGCGCGCTTCCTTTATTGCATCATCAAGTGCTTTAAGCTGCCCGCCACGTTTTTTATTCTGAAACATCTTATAACTAGCGAAGCCAAATTTTTTATTTGTATCGGCTTTTTTAAAGCGAGATTTGATATCTATATCACTGAGAATATTTTTCACAATCTTTAATGCTGTTTGATCGTTTTTAAGTGAAGAGGTAGGTGAATTGGGTTTTGGTTGTCCGCCATCAGATTGAGGTGGTTTTGGTACATCAGGTGGCGTTACGGTTTGAGAAGGTTGGGTGCTTGGTGTATCAACTCTCTTAGGTTGAGGTAGATCAGATGCTAATTTTACTTGAGGATTCATTTGTTGTAATTGTTGCACGATAGCGTCTTGTAACGCACTTGACAACTCCTGTCTATTGGCTTCAATTTGCACCGAATCAACAAAACGTTGAAATAGCTTAATATTATTCACATCCAGGGTAAAGCCGGGACTTATCTCTTGCAAATCAGCTTCGAATTGCTCGCGTTGTGTTTGAATAAAAGCAGTTGCTTCACCTTGCACAGCGGCAACTGCTTGCTCTCTCTCTTCTTTCGCTTGCTTTCTTTCTAATTCACGAGCTTCTCGTTGTAATCTTGCTTGTTCTGCTATGAAATCAGTTCGTTGTTGCACAAGCGCATCGTAACTCGGGGCGTTTCCTTTACGTTCGACATCCTTTGATAAAACTGTAAAATGATCAGAAGGAGCATGAGCAGATTTTCGTACTAAATGACCCTCTGCGATATCTGCAATATCTTCATAGGTTAAATTAGTTTGATTCAGTAATTGATTAATACGGTTAGTAACGGCTTCTCGGTTAACACCGCCTTCAGGTGTTTGTAACTCACCCTTCGCTGTTGCGAAAAATTGTTGTAGCTTTTGCATTTGTGTATCGGTCAGATAATTAAGCTCGATAGTGCGTTTACGATTTAAATAGTCTTTTCCAGAAAACGTAATACCACGTTTTTTATTAAGCTCAACATCTCGTAAATTTTCATTACGTTGCAATAATTTATCGTAATTGGGTTTTCGACTATTATCTCGTACTAAACCGTCTTCATTAAAATACTGTTGGGCAGTGTAGGGGGCAAAAGTATTTTCTTTTCTTCTTAATTTACCTTCGGCGATATCCATTAATACATCAAAATTCACAAGAGGATTAACACCTAGGACGCCATTAATTTCTTTAGTGAGTGCAATGATGCTGTCATTATCACTAATGGAAAATTCATTACGAGTATGTGAGAAAAAGCGTGCTAAGCGTGATAATTGATTGGCATCTAATGAACGAAGGTCAATTTGTCTTTGTCCTTTATCTCCAATGATCATACCTTTGGGATCAAATTCACCGGTTAGTTTAGGTTTTTGATTACCTGCCTCAGCACGTTTGCGTTCTTCAGAGTTAACTTTAGCCCAAGTGGAAGGTACTGTAAAAAGCGCAATAATTTCATTAGCCTTTTTCGCTTTTTCTTGATTGTTTGCTAAAGTTTGTTCACCTTTTTTTAAAGCTTCTTCATATTCCGCAAGTACCTCTGTCGTGTGACTTGGCTTAACTTCCTCGATCTTTATTTTCTTTTCTAATTTCGCAATATGTTTTTGATTTTCCGCTTTGGTATCAGGATCGGTATAACCTTGTTCATTTTTAAGTGCAGCTATTTCATCGCGTATTTTATTAATAGCAATTTGTTTTGCTTTTTCTGGGGCAGCGATTTGCATTTCAATTTGTTTGATTTTTTCTTCGCTTTCTCTGACTCTGCCTTTAAAATTAGCAATATTACCGCGCTGCTCATTGATTTTTTGTACCACCGCCGCTAATTGCTCATAGAGTGCTGATTTGTGTTCCGCTCCTGCTGTTTGGTATTGCTTATACAATTTTTCATATTCTTTGGTTAACGCGGCACTTTCCTGTTTTACCTTTTCTTCAAGACTGACCAGTTTTTGATATTCCTTATCGTTTGTATCAGGCGGCGGTAAAGGCCTGGTACTCGATTTTGCTTTTGCGGTTGAAGAGGGCAGCTCTTTTTGTAACAAATCATGATAATCATTTAACCCCACCGCACTTCCTTTCCAGCGCTTCATGTTATCTTCAATTTTCTTGATAAGTGGCGCTGCTTTGGTTGGATCGGTTTCTGCGAGGGTAAATAACTCAATGAGTTTCGCTTTCAAGATGGCTTGTAATTCTGCAGCGAGTTTCTTTTGCATTTCTGCATCACTATCTGGGATCCCTTTTCCTGCATCACTTTCTCTGGCACCAATGCGTGCTAGAATATCGGTTTCATTAGGATAACGGCCTGCTTTTAATACCTTAAGATTAAGGCCGGCACCTGCATCAATCCATGCAATTCTCTCATCTTTGGTCATCTCAGCCAGTTTTTTAACAGGTTTCATAGCAGGAGGTGGTCCGCCAGGTCCACCGGGGCCGCCTTTAGGTGGTGGGGGAATGGGCCCTCCTTTGGGAGGAGGTGGGATATTATTTCCTGAACTCATGATTTAACTCCTAAAAGCATATACATTCGTCTGGATGCCAAGGTTGAGGATTCATTACATGTATAGACTGAGACGAAATAGAATAGTTCATCTAAAATATTCATTGAAAATGAAGAAGTTAAATAAATTGTATTTACAACAATAACTTCGCGTATGCTGTATAACGCAAAAGATATCTTTTATAATTTAAGTTTTTGCAGGGAATAAGCATGTTTGAGTTTGCAGTCTTTGGTGATCCGATTAGCCATAGTTTATCTCCACAAATTCATGAAGCCTTTGGCAAACAATTTGATTTGAAGATTCGGTATGAACGCATTCACACGCGAGCCGGTGAATTACAAATTGCCTTAGCAAAATTTAAACAACAAGGCGGTCTGGGTGCGAATATTACCGTACCTTTAAAACACGAGGCTTTTCAACTATGCCAGCAAGTCTCTGCCAGAGCCACCAAAGCACAAGCGGTTAACACGATTGGGTGGACAGAGCAAGGTGAATTATGGGGGGATAATACCGATGGTGAAGGGCTAATACGAGATCTCACTGTTAACCATCAATTAACCTTAACACACAAAAGCATTCTCCTATTAGGCTCAGGTGGCGCAGCGGCAGGCATTTTGGAACCGTTATTATCCTTTTCACCAAGCTTAACGGTGGCAAGCCGTGATCTAGAGAAAGCAAAAAAAATGCTACCGTTTAAAATAAAGAGCGTGCTCTACGAAATGTTAGCAGATGAAGAAAATGTATTTGATTATATTATCAATGCAACATCAGCGAGTTTGTATAATGAAATTCCTCCTATTCCTTTGCATTATTTTGAAAAAACTTGTTGTATCGATTTAGCCTATCGTCTAAAGGAACCCACGGTGTTTTTACAAGTTGCCAAAGATCACGGGGCAAGCTACATCTATGATGGCCTGGGTATGTTGGTTGAACAAGCCGCGCTGGGTTTTGCCAAATGGCATGCAAAAGTACCAGAGACTCAATCGGTGATAAAACAGCTTCGTCAATAAAAAATGTAGAGGTTGCGTGTTTAATCATTTCCTTGAAGATAGGTATTTTTGAGTTTGACATAGTTGCTTGCGCTATAGCGAATATAAATTTTTTCTTCTTGAGTAAGCGCCCGTTTCTTGATGGCAGGACTTCCAACCCATAAATAACCACTTTGTAACGTTTTGCCGGGAGGGACAAGGCTACCTGCGCCGAGTATCACTTCCGTTTCGATGATGGCACCATCTAGGACAATAGAGCCCATTCCAATTAAACAAGCGTCATAAATGGTGCAGCCATGCAACATGACTTTATGCCCGATGGTGACATCACTGCCAATCGTCAATGGTGCACCATTAGGATTAAAATCACCCGCATGCGTAATATGTAACACGCAGCCATCTTGCACACTGGTTCTATCGCCAATATGGATATGATGCATGTCACCTCGAAGAGAAGCAAATGGCCAGATAGAGCAATCTTCTCCAATCGTCACTTGACCGATAATAACGGCATTTTCATCAACATAAGTACCCTGTCCAATGATGGGTTGGTATTGTAGGTAGGGACGTAGAGGCATCACATTGTCCTTTTAACAGGGTTAATAATTTGTTTATTCTCACTTACGTTTACAGCAGGACGTAGTGATACTATATCAATAGCAGAGAAAGCACTGGTAAGTTTATCAGTCTCTTCATTACATAGCGTAATCGATTTGGTATGGGTTTGCCACCAAATTAATCCATTCTCAGGTTCGGTATTCAAACAGTGATGTTCTTGGCCTTTGCCGTCTTGGAAAGAGAGAACGAGCGAATTAGTGAACGCATTGGAATCACAATGAACATAAACACCATGATGATGGCAAGCAATGGCATCAATGAGATTTGACAACCCATTAGATTGCACAATGTGTATATCAATAAGCTGATGGCTTTCATCAATTTTTTTACGTAAAAGACAATGATCGTGATCAGCACAGATCTCTAGCCCCAAACGTAACCCATCGATTTCAATCATGGGAGATTGGCTGCCAAAACGAAAAGTCGCCCGTTGGTGTTCTGATTCATTCAGATCTTTACAATCGGTTTGTTTGCTGTATTCATAGATTTTTCCATGATGGAAAACCGAGCTGGTATTAAAAATGAAATTTCTATCCGTCCTATTATCCAGAGTATAAAACCAGCTAGGCTCTTGTAAGGGGTCACGCTTTAGGTTCTTATAATATTGAAAACCAATTTGGCGAAATGCATCAATGGCATCTTGTTGCTCAATTGAGTTTGGCAAAGCAACTTGGCGCCATTTAATAGTGCCTGGTAGCAAGATGCAATGTTCCTTGTCTTTTGACCAAAGTGCTAATATTGCTTGAATGTGTTGCTTTTGTGCTCGTCGATAGGCATTTTGATGCTTTCCGACAAAATAATGCTCTGGCGCAACAAACAACAAGGTAGGGTGAGGTTCTGCTTGTGAGACTGTTTTTAGATGAGCAGTGAAAATCTCATAAGCACGATTTAATACACCGATTAAAAGCGATAGTTTTTGTTCTAATGGAAAGAGACACGTTTGCTCAAGAGGAGGTTGCCAAAGCATAACCAAGAGAGGGCGCGACATGAGAAAACACCAAAAGCACACATTATACTCTTCCCAGTTTAAATTTATACTGTGTTGGCTGCATTCACTCACCCCAATCATGCACGCTATGTGCACTCTTGGGGCTTTCCTCACTTGCCGCCTTGTCTAAATTCAAACTGGTTCGAGTATACATACCCAGTTTGAATTTAGACTCTCCTATATACCCATTTCACTTCAAGATGCGAAGCATGACTTGAAGTACTTTCTTACGCGATGGGGGTTATTACAGGATAATCGAGATTAACCGGCTGATTGCAAGCGCAGAGCCGCTCTGCGCGTAGCATTTAAACAAGATTATACCGCTCGCGAGGAATTGGAGAATCTCGTATCTTCAAGCACGAGCGGTATATACAAGTGATAGGAAAGCGCTAAAATGAAATGAGCGACTTCAGTAGTATTTTTGAACACAAGCTAACTTAAGGCAGAATTTTCCCATGAAGAATCCATTATTAGAACCCTTTGATTTACCCCCGTTTGCTCGTATTCAAGCAGAGCACGTTACGCCAGCAATTAATACATTAATTGAGCGTAATTTAAAACAAATTGATGAGCTGACCAAAGCACAACAAAATCCAACGTGGGATAGTCTCATCGCTCCTATCGAAGCGTTAGATGATGAGTTAAATAAAGCTTGGTCGCCTGTCTCACATTTAAATTCTGTGCTTAATACCAAAGAATTACGAGAAGCTTATCATCAATGTTTGCCTAAATTATCGGAATATGGAACTACCGTTGGCCAAAATAAAAATCTTTATGATGCGTATATTGCCATAAAATCAGCAGGCTCTTTTTCTGCTTTAGAAAAAGCTCAGCAAAAGACAATAACTAACGCAATACGTGATTTTGAATTATCAGGTGTTGCTTTACCTGCGGCTCAAAAAGAACAATTTGCACAGCTCAGTAAAAAATTATCGGAATTACAAAGCCGTTTTCAAGATAATGTCATGGATGCGACGGATAGTTGGCACTTTGATGTGAAAGATGAAAATGAATTAATGGGTATTCCAAAAGAATCTATTGCATTAGCCAAACAAGTGGCAGAAAAAGCACAAGTTGCTGGTTGGCGTTTAACGTTAGATTTTCCTTGTTATTATGCGGTCATTACGCATGCCAATAATCGTGAATTGCGAAAAATGATTCACAAGGCATACAACACCCGCGCTTCTGAGCTTGGTGAAAATCCAGAAAAATGGAATAATGCAGCACTGATGGAGCAAATTCTTGCAACCAGACATGAGCTTGCACGTTTATTAGGATTTGCGAATTTCGCAGAGCGCTCATTGATTAAAAAGATGGCTAAAAAAACCGACAGGGTCATGAACTTTTTAAATGATTTAGCAAAACTTGCAAAGCCATTTGCTGAAAAAGAATTTGCAGAACTAAAAGCTTTTGCCAAAGAAAAATACGACATGCAAACGCTAGAACCTTGGGATATTGCGTACTATAGCGAAAAATTACAACAAGCACAGTATAGCTTATCAGAGGAGCTATTACGGCCTTATTTTCCTGCCCCTCAAGTAATCAATGGGTTATTTGAAGTTGTAAAGCGCCTATATGGATTGCATATTGTTGAAGAAACAACATTTGAAACCTGGCACCCGGATGTGCGATTTTTTGCGATTTATGATAAAGAGCAGCAACTGTTAGGTAAATTCTATTTAGATTTGTATGCCCGCAATCAAAAGCGAGGCGGTGCTTGGATGGATGAAGCTTGTGTGCGTCGCGTGCAAGCAGGAAAACTGCAAATTCCAGTCGCTTATTTAACCTGTAATTTTCGTGCACCCCTTAAAGATGAGCAAGCTCTGCTAACCCATGATGAAGTCATTACCTTATTTCATGAATTTGGTCATGGTTTACATCATCTCTTAACTAAAATTGATTATCCCAGTGTTTCTGGAATTAATGGTGTTCCTTGGGATGCGGTAGAATTACCGAGTCAGTTTATGGAAAATTGGTGTTGGCAAGAAGAAGCTTTAGCCTTTATTTCAAGTCATTATCAAACCAAAGAGCCTTTACCCCAAGATTTACTGCAGAAAATGATGAAAGCGAAAAACTTCCAATCAGCGATGATGCTGATGCGCCAATTGGAATTTGCCTTATTCGATTTTCGTATTCATTTAGAATATGACCCTAAAGAAGGGGGAAGAATACAACCTATTTTAGATAATGTACGGTTACAATATAGTGTCGTGCCAGTTGCTGCCTATTCTCGTTTTCCACATAGCTTTAGTCATATTTTTGCAGGTGGCTATGCTGCTGGCTATTACAGCTATCTATGGGCAGAAGTGTTATCGAGTGATGCATTTTCTCGATTTGAAGAAGAAGGTATTTTTAACCAAAAAACAGGTGCTGACTTTTTACATAAAATCTTAGAGAAAGGTGGCAGCGAAGATCCTGATATTTTGTTTAAAGATTTTCGTGGTCGTGATCCAGAACTTGCACCTTTACTAAAACATCG is a genomic window containing:
- the prlC gene encoding oligopeptidase A encodes the protein MKNPLLEPFDLPPFARIQAEHVTPAINTLIERNLKQIDELTKAQQNPTWDSLIAPIEALDDELNKAWSPVSHLNSVLNTKELREAYHQCLPKLSEYGTTVGQNKNLYDAYIAIKSAGSFSALEKAQQKTITNAIRDFELSGVALPAAQKEQFAQLSKKLSELQSRFQDNVMDATDSWHFDVKDENELMGIPKESIALAKQVAEKAQVAGWRLTLDFPCYYAVITHANNRELRKMIHKAYNTRASELGENPEKWNNAALMEQILATRHELARLLGFANFAERSLIKKMAKKTDRVMNFLNDLAKLAKPFAEKEFAELKAFAKEKYDMQTLEPWDIAYYSEKLQQAQYSLSEELLRPYFPAPQVINGLFEVVKRLYGLHIVEETTFETWHPDVRFFAIYDKEQQLLGKFYLDLYARNQKRGGAWMDEACVRRVQAGKLQIPVAYLTCNFRAPLKDEQALLTHDEVITLFHEFGHGLHHLLTKIDYPSVSGINGVPWDAVELPSQFMENWCWQEEALAFISSHYQTKEPLPQDLLQKMMKAKNFQSAMMLMRQLEFALFDFRIHLEYDPKEGGRIQPILDNVRLQYSVVPVAAYSRFPHSFSHIFAGGYAAGYYSYLWAEVLSSDAFSRFEEEGIFNQKTGADFLHKILEKGGSEDPDILFKDFRGRDPELAPLLKHRGLSS
- a CDS encoding gamma carbonic anhydrase family protein, which gives rise to MPLRPYLQYQPIIGQGTYVDENAVIIGQVTIGEDCSIWPFASLRGDMHHIHIGDRTSVQDGCVLHITHAGDFNPNGAPLTIGSDVTIGHKVMLHGCTIYDACLIGMGSIVLDGAIIETEVILGAGSLVPPGKTLQSGYLWVGSPAIKKRALTQEEKIYIRYSASNYVKLKNTYLQGND
- the hemF gene encoding oxygen-dependent coproporphyrinogen oxidase, with product MNGEVKNYLLALQQQLCDELQRYEQKVHIITDEWQRPAGGGGITRVLRHGDVFDSAGVNFSHVSGENLPSSATNHRPDLAGRRFEAMGISSVIHPVNPYVPTCHMNVRFFSAFKDNEEPIWWFGGGFDLTPYYPFHEDVLFWHQIAKKACQDFGDAVYPHYKDWADRYFYLPHRQETRGVGGLFFDDLNQQTWGWDFAKCFAFMQSVGSHFWQAYGPLLAKRYQMPYGQREQDFQRYRRGRYVEFNLVYDRGTLFGLQSGGRTESILMSLPPRVSFEYQWQPKPGSQEALLYEHYLKAQNWLA
- the aroE gene encoding shikimate dehydrogenase, with product MFEFAVFGDPISHSLSPQIHEAFGKQFDLKIRYERIHTRAGELQIALAKFKQQGGLGANITVPLKHEAFQLCQQVSARATKAQAVNTIGWTEQGELWGDNTDGEGLIRDLTVNHQLTLTHKSILLLGSGGAAAGILEPLLSFSPSLTVASRDLEKAKKMLPFKIKSVLYEMLADEENVFDYIINATSASLYNEIPPIPLHYFEKTCCIDLAYRLKEPTVFLQVAKDHGASYIYDGLGMLVEQAALGFAKWHAKVPETQSVIKQLRQ